The Eulemur rufifrons isolate Redbay chromosome 21, OSU_ERuf_1, whole genome shotgun sequence genomic interval GCGTGGAGAGGTTTATTAGTACTGCCCTGGAAATGCCTCTGGCAGTTTTGGGGTCTCTGCTCTTCTTTTATGTGTTGCCTCTGATgtgctttctttttgtctttttgttcccAGCCTCAGACTATGGCATGAAACTGCCCATCCTGCGTTCCAACCCTGAGGACCAGATCCTATATCAAACTGAGCGGTACAATGAGGAGACGTTTGGCTACGAAGTGCCCATCAAGGAGGAGGGGGACTACGTGCTGGTGTTGAAATTTGCCGAGGTCTACTTTGCACAGTCCCAGCAGAAGGTGAGGCCTGGTCAGGCCCTGCTTGACCAGTGGGACATGCAACTCTTGGACACTCTTCTGCTATGGGGCTAGAGAGTGTAAGAGCCTCCCTAGAAGGGAGGAACAGATGAGCGCCTGGGAAGAGCTGGGTTCCTTCTGTCTCTAGAGAAGCCATGTCCCATTGCCCACAAAGCTGCACTTGCCTTGGGGGTTGGTGACAGAAAGCAATGCCAGAATCCTAGTTTTTGCCACTCATTGATCCTATTAAGGCCCTGCTGGTTACTGCTCCCACCATGGTTTTCAACAGCTTGTTTTTAGCcttattcttttcctctttcccttcttgtgaatttccttctttccatgCAGAGctctttgtttatattctttgttCCTTAAGAAACCTCCTTGGCAGTGAAGGAACATACCATTGATTTGGCCCAGGTAAAGGACTCTAGCCACCCTAGGCtcatcatttctctcttttttttttttcccccatcccccaccaagGCTCATCATTTCTTACATTATTTTTGAACTTGAAGCCCAGGCAGGTGCATAATGTCCAACTGCTTGAAGGGATGTGAAGCGGGTGGTTTTGACATTTGTCTCCTTTTCTAATCCTGGAAGGTATTTGATGTACGATTGAATGGCCATGTCGTGGTGAAGGACTTGGATATCTTTGATCGTGTTGGGCACAGCACAGCTCACGATGAAATCATCCCTATGAGCATCAGAAAGGGGAAGCTGAGTGTCCAGGGGGAGGTGTCAACTTTCACAGGGAAACTCTACATCGAGTTTGTCAAGGTAACTCCCTGACTGCCTCACAGCTGAGGATAGACTGAAAAGAGTGGGTACGGGGAAGATGCCTGCTGCTGTGTGGGGTTGAccactgttttctgtttcttaggGGTATTATGATAATCCCAAAGTCTGTGCACTCTACATCATGGCTGGGACAGTGGACGGTAAGTTGTGTTTTGATCTGCTTTTTGATTTTGGCTGAAGGATATGGTTGAGGAAACCCTCGGGAGATGATTTAGCTGATCACTATTTTTGAAACACTTAAAGCCAAATTGTGGGGAATTTGGAATCAGATGGATAAGGATAAAGTATAATATGTTAGCTATAAGCTTTAGAGTAAGGTCTATGTTTATATCTTCTTGCTACCATTTGATCAGCTGTTTGGTCTTGGATAAATTCCTTTAACTTACTTGTAAATTGGGATTAATAATGGTACCTCTTGGTGTGTCCTGACCCTTGTAGTGATTTGGAATCACCTAAAACTTGTCCTTAATCTGTTTCTTTGTTTGACATCTGTTTCCAAGCTTTCCTAGGAGAAAAAGGTAAAGGGAGTAGTGCTTTAGAGTTTCGGTTTGCTCTGAGAGATTCCAGCATCGCTGGACTGCACTGGGACAAAAGTTCACTTATTTATGTCTCCTGGTCCTTGGGATTCAGCCTTAGGGTGTGTCTCTTTCTCAGGGTTTAGATTATCCTGGCTGCCACCCTCCCaatttttttgcagagaaagCTTGTATCTTAGTGGCTTTTGTCCCCCATTCCACCTCTGTGCCTTTTTCCAACTCATCTTGAATACACTGAGTATCTCATCCTATTGTCTTGATGTTCCCCCTAAATGCTAATATTATGACATCTAGGAGGATGTCTTACCCCCAGACAGACCTGTGCTCAAGACCAGAAGGAGGAGGCAGGACAGAGGGGTAATATATACTGAGAACCCAGAACTCTGGGGACCAGCTTCTCTTAAGTTGCTGTGTGAATCAAAAGGGAatgtgggctgggcgcggtggctcacgtctgtaatcctagcactctggggaggccaaagcaggaggatggcttgagctcaggagttcgagaccagcttaagcaagagcaaaactctgtcactacaaaaaatagaaaaattagctgggcatggtggtgcattcctgtagttccagccattcaggaggctgaggcaagaggatcacttgagcccaagaatttaaggttgcagtgagctacgatgatgccactgtactgtacCTGGGgacaacagggtgagactctgtctcaaaaaaaaaaaaaagaaaagaaaacaaaaggaatgtGGGCttgtgggaaggaggagggattTGAAAAGGTTAGATTTTGGGTGTCGGGTCATTCGTTGTTCCTGTCCAAACTGTCCTCTTGGGACTATGAAGTAAGATAGGAAGGGAGAATAGTGAGCCTCCCTGTGGGCAgggcttttactattttttagttAAATCTAAAAAAGACTAGTTTTTGCAGCTCTCTGCTGTTCTGTAGGCCAGAGGCTATTTCTGCTACTTCTGCTCCTTCCTGTGGACCCTGGTTAGGTCACAGGAGTCTCTTCATTATAGCTCATTTGCTGTTCTTAAGATCTCATTTCAGTGCTGTGGGTCTTACTTAACaggtgttttctttcttgtgttaGATGTACCAAAGCTTCAGCCTCATCCAGgattggagaagaaagaagaggaagaagaagaagaagaatatgaTGAAGGGTCTAATCTCAAAAAACAGACCAATAAGAACCGGGTGCAGTCAGGCCCCCGCACACCCAACCCCTATGCCTCGGACAACAGCAGCCTCATGTTTCCCATCCTGGTGGCCTTCGGAGTCTTCATTCCAaccctcttctgcctctgccggTTGTGAGAACAAATGACCATCCTGAACACGGTGGAGGGGTGTGGGAAAGAAGCCAAACATGTTGGTTTtggtttctgtatttttcataatgattaatggagaagcaaaacaaaacaaaaaaaccacacaaaaattaaaggagataaaAAGAGGCAGAGTGAGTAGAGAGCAGCCCTTATCCACCACCTGGTCCCAGACCTGCTTCAATCCTAGTCCTCTCTTTGTGGCTGGCCCCcagccatttctttcctcttgaGGGTACTTAGGATACACTGGATCCTTCCTGTTCAAGGATCCTCATTTGTGTACCTGGTGGAAAGGACTCTGAACTCAGAGCAGTCACAGTTCCTTTTTTTAGCTTGGAAATTAACAGCAGGGAAATGTCATCTTATTACCTGAAAAGACCAGTACTGGGAGTTGAGTGCTCTAAACTTGTGTCCAGATATGTTTTCATATGTCCTGGGATTGAGAGTATATGTGTCAAGGTATATAATTTGTATggtaaagacaaaaggaaaaaagaagagtgatttaaaaaaaaaagaaagaaaagtaaaagcttCCTTATTTGGAAGCCTCTCTGGATTAATCCAGTGATGGTTCCACCTTAAGTGTTTGAGCTTTGTCATTACTTATCTCCCTGACATGTGCCAGTTAGAGGACTGTCTGGTATCCAAGACAATTAGTTTATGTCAAGTCCTCAAATTGCCTCTGACTTGTTACCACAACAAATCATTTTGATTTCAGTGCCTGTTGGGGACTTgatttcttctcaatttttttcttaatctggcTCATTTGAAATCTCTTTTCCCTCTCAACCATCCCACTAAGTTATTACCAAGAAGGGAAGGAGACATGGGGATTTGGGGTTCTCTGCTTGAATGTCTTTTCCTTTACCACCTCACCTTGTCGGTACCTCCCTCCCTGGGTCTCTGAGCCAGCAGCCAGGAGGACCTGAAGCTCTTTACTGTCCCCTTCGGAGGGTCTTGCtgccagggggcagggaggctttCCAGCCTGCAGCAACAGAACACTTGACCTTAAAAGCCTCTTCTGGTCTTTAGATTAGAAAAGGCTTATGTTAGCATAGTTTAAGAGCAACCTCAGAGACTTGAGCCCTACTAAGTGACTGACCACTGTTTAGATTGTCTAGTATCTGACgttcatttatttctatgtcCTTGTGTGTCACAGTTCAACCAACGAGTTTTGATTTATGCCTAGAGCTGCCCCCAAGGAACTAGACTGATTGGCCATGTGGGCCCAGTGACGATCTTAATAGTATGCACCCCGCTCCGCCCCGTCCTTTCATTTCCCTCTCCAGGCAGCAGGCAGGGTCTTGGTGTGATGAGCTGAGAGATTTCCAGTCAGCCATAGTCCTTACGGCTCTGAAGCTAACCTTAGCATCTAAGTGTCTGTCTTGAATTCCCTGGAAAAATTTCTGCAGGAAATGAAGCTTCTCTGGTCCCCTCCTTTTTTGGTCACTGTTATCCATCTCCCAGTTAGGGTAACAATGAAGGAGGACCTGGCCAAGCTAAAAGGACTATTGTGGATGACAGACAGCAAGATTAGCTTCAGTGTGGGCTGGAGTGTAGAATCTCAAGCCAGGGCCATCTTTCTACAATATGTTTAATTTTGAGTTTGCCTTATTAGATACGTTTTTTAAGAGCTCCATATATTTGAACTGCTCTTCATGTGACAAAGTCAGTAGCTCCTGGGCTCATGTCCTGGGTTTTGGCTCTTAATGATTACTCCAGGCCAGCATTTAGTCATTTGAGAATTGTAGccctttattatttttgctgtgaCTTGCGTCTCAGTACTAGGGTACTGAGTCGGGCAGCTGGATGGTTGTGGCCTGAGGCTGCAATCAGAGGAACACTTCCTGGAGTGCTTCACGAAGCTCCTCTGCTTCTAAAGGATGAGGTACTGTAGCCTTGGTCTTGGACCACCTGCCTGGGGCAGTGGACATCCTGACTAATTGGGCTTCTGGCAGTGGCTTTGGTTCCTGTTCTATCATAATTCCCCAAAGCCACGGGCCACTGCTAATAGATTAGACAAGATGAAGAAGGAGGACTTGCTGCCTCCATTTTGCCTTGTTTGTTAGTTTGCTTGGGTCTCTCTGAGGAGGGAGGGTGTCCCGCCTCCACCTCAACCGATCCCTTTAGTGACTCAGAGTCTCAGAAGGAAACCCTGACCCCTGGGGCCGTTTCCTAATGGTACTGTAAGCCAAGCAGCTTTGCTTCTGCCTCTGTTTCCAAGCCCACCCCTTTCCCCTGAGCTCAGGGATAGGGATGGGCGCTTTCCTCTCTGGTTGTGTCCGAAAGGAAGGAACATCTTtctatggctaacaaaaaccaGGGGAAGTGAGGAAACAGGAAGAAGTATGGTGGGGGCCGGGGTAGATTCCCCTGGAGCCAAGCCCACCTGGCTAACAAGAGCTGCCTAGGGCTGGCTGCAGCTGGCTCATGATGCTGAacttgaaagctttttttttttttctcctccaagaTATAGGTACATGAAGTTTAGGTTAAAGGGGTGGGCTGGGgcactctttatttttatttttgtatgttatgtgtCAAGAATTACTCTGTTGTTCATCTTTTGCTTTTTGCACTGTTTATTCCCCTGTCTGTATTTTGAGCTAGTGCTGGGACTGAGGTTGCACCGGGCTTGGGAGGTGATGAGGGCTGCCAGGTagtgggtggggggaagagaggCCTGGCCCTTCTATTGGATCTATGCTCTGCCTCAGGGTTTTAGATCCCACTCAGCCCAGCTGGCCAAAGACAAGAGCAGACAGTCTGGGTGAAACTTAAATTTTGCCAGAAATGTGGCCGCAGTTGAGTTTGTGGAAGGGCTATGCAAAGCCCTCTGCGGGAGATGGGCCGAGAGTCTGCAGTCTAGCTCTGGTTTTGGGTCAGGGGCAGCTGGTCTCTAATCGGACTTTTTTGGGTCTCACTCATGCTTGCTTACTGAAACATTGTGCCAAGAAACTGTGGGATTCATCTTTCTTAAACCAgatccatttttctaaaaaatctcTACTGCTGTGAGGCTGCTCAGTGAATAGCCTGAGTCCTGGTGATTTGAAAGACACTTATCTTCAAGTGTCCATGGTGTTAGACTCCCAGGAGGACTAGCCTCTACCTGCAGGGCCTCCTGTTGGGTTGAGAGTATGATCATGTTCTCTTGCTCCCACTGCCTAAGAGTTGCTGGGATCACGTTAGAAGTCACTTAGGCTTTAATGAGATGGGGTGAAGTTTGAGTTAAGTTTACCTCCCCCTTTCTGTGCCTGGGAAACTGGTCCAGTTTTAGATTATGatttgacttctttctcttttggGAAAAGCTTCTGCTTTAAGGAATTTCTCCTTTTATCCTGCCTCTACCCTCTCCTGGAATGGCCTGGCCATGGCTTCTAGAATCTCAGCTGAGAACTTCAGAAAACAGCAGCAGTATTTTCCTTTACCTAGTGCTAACATCCCTTTCCCTAGGAATGAGCTCACCTTGGGAAGCCCAGGGAAAGAATCATCAggttccctgccctccctgggatTGGGGAAGGACCCACCCCCGGTCAGCACAGTGCCTTTTCCTCTCCTGCTCTGAGCCAGGGTGGGCATTCCCTCTAGATTCAGGTCTGGGCAGAGGTCCTACAGTCGCTGCCATGGGGCTACTTCCCTCTCCCCTTTGCTGGCCTACTCTGACATAATTCTTCAAGTGTCTTCTTGCCTTGAGGAGCCTTAATGGCATCAAGTGGCAGCATGTAATATTGTCCTCCATGGCTCTCCAAAAGAACCGAGGAGAGCAAGTGAGCTTTCTAAAGTGAGAGACTAATAGatgttcctgttttttttttttttctttaaaggcagggtggggaggtaTGTTTGGGGCCTCCTTCTACTGTGGCCCctgaggaaggaggctggggcAAGGCTGTGATAGTGCACTGAAGCAGAACCAGAAACACCCAGGATCTATTCAGAAATCTCAGCAGAAACCAGTTTCTTTTCTAAGGAAAGATGTAATTAGGGATCAAAGAGCTCTAAGGAAATTGCAAAGAAGCCTTAATGTTCAAGCTTTGGAGAGATCAGagcaatttttccttttcagtcaGAGAGCTAAAACTCTTTCTGTATTTAGACCTCTCCTGAGGCAAGAGGGTTGGATTTCCTCATTTTGTTACAAGACTAGATTGGCACCAATGGGTCAGCTGCCCAGCGAGGGCGGGTTTCTCCTTTGCACATGTGCGGCTTGCTGCCGATCTGGTTTGTCCTTCTCAGCTGCCTTTTGTTTAGCCTGCTTTGGGTGGCCAGAGCATCTTGATAAGAGCCGGTGATTCGGGGACTGGCTGGGTTGGCAGGAAAGGAGCAGGATGGATCTCGGGACAGGTTCCCCCAGGAGTATAAAACAAGGAGCCAGGATTGTGCTGGCAGCCGGGGAGACAGTAGTGCCTGTTTGAGTTGGCAGCGAGGGCCTTGGCACCTCTCGCATCAGACAGTGTTGTGAGATGGGGGCACACAGCACTGGGAAAAGCAGAACTCCATTCTCACCTCTATTTTCAGCTTCTGTGCTTTATTTCAGTAtgaggaaaaacaacaacaaactgaAGTGTGCTTTCCGTCCTTTCAAAGGACAACTGTCGGGAAAGGAGAGCTGAGTTGCCAGGTGGGGGGAGAGAAATTGGCAGGGGGAAACATTCTTGACTTCTGTCTTCCCTGGTGTGTCATGATCCagggaatgaaaagaaatttgaCCCTGGATCAGTTCCCTCCTTGGATTGAAGGAATGTTACCTTTTCCTTCCATGGATTTCTCCCAGGCTAGCATCGGCTGCCCATTCTGAGCTCAACCTGGCTTGTCGGGAAACCAACCCTACCCCTCCCACATTGGGCCTGGCTGCTCTATTCTGTACCAAGTACTGGAGAAAAAGTGTCAAGTTCTTAGTAGCCCTTGCAGCTCCTACTCTAGTTTCCCATCCTTTCTCTGCATAGGCCAAACCAACTCTTTGTAGCCACGACACACGTTTATGGTGGCACAGTGAGATGTAATCGAGGGGCTTTGAACCTGGCTGGCCGGGGAAACCATGGGGGTGGATAGAGCCGGCTTTCTTTCTGGGCTGTCTCCATCTGTCCCTACCCCTTCCatgccccaccccactcccaccaaaaagtaaaaaatcaggATGTTTTTCACTGTCCATTGCTTTGTGTTTTAATAAACAATTTACAGTGACACTCTGTGTTGGGATTGAGTTTGACCTTGATTGCAAAGAGGTGAACTGATGGGGTGGGCAAAGGGAGACCCAGGGGTTCACTTGGCTGTGAAgagttcttttcttctttccaggaTGTTTGGCTAAGGGAATCATACTCTGTCAAACCCTGCCTGTCTGTTTCAACCAGCAACGcattcaaggaaaaataaagtggtttgtttttgttttcactggAACACCAGACCCTGACTGTCCCACTCCTAAGGTACACTGGGTCTGTCGCTGCCTCTTCTTACCATTCACTTAGCCTCTGTGATAGCCCATGGATAAACTAAGGCATAGgatatttttctctgcttccttttctGATGTGTTGTCAGTGTTGAGTATACGTGAGAAGGGCAGAATGcaggaaggatttttttcctataatgtaTCAGCtacattttacagctgagaaatgtgaagctcaaaaaggttcattaggccaggcacggtggctcacacctagaaTCCCagactttgggaggctaaggtgggaagatggctttagcccaggagttcaagaccagcctgggcaacatagcgagactgccatctttacaaaaaattgttttaaaaattagctggctgtggtggtatatgcctgtagtcccagctactcgagggactgaggagggaggaatggctgaacccaggagtttgaggctgcagtgagctatggtcaggcccctgcacaccagcctgggcaacagcaaaaCCTTGTCtgtagaaaagacaaaaagttcAGTCATTTACCCTAGACTGGTCAGTAAATCGccaagccaggattcaaatccagtctGTCTGTCATCAAAGCCCATGGTTTTTCTAAGgccataaaaataattacagctaACCTTTATTGAGCCCTGGAAATGGGCTAGGCACAATGCCAAGCATTTTACAAATGCTATTGCTGTTTAATCTTCAGCAAACCAGTTGGTGTTACCCTTtaagaggtgaagtgacttgcccaaggccacctggCCAGcaaaaggcagagctgggattttaaaCCAGGACTCTTGCTCTTAATCAATACTCTGCATTGCCTTCTGAGTCCCCATGATGCTGTGTGGCATGGCTCCAGGGCCTACCTGCCTATTTCTCCAAGCAGGAATGGAAGCTGCTGGCttgtggagggtgggggaaagTGAGGGAAGGAGTTTGGTCTGCCTCCCACAGTTACTCCTTGAAGGGCAGAATGCTGCGCTCAGCCCCAAGAATGAGGCCAGTGTTGATGAGTCTGTTCTCAGGGCCCAAACAAGCCAGGTGGCCCACAGAGCCTCTTTCTTAGGTTGAGCCCACCCATAACTGAAGTTCTTTACTAATTCAGATTTAGCTGTTACTATTTCAAGGAGCTTTGCATGAGCTGCCAAATGGGGAAGAGACCTGAAGAACTCCTGCTCTGGGGAGTTGCAGGGAGGGAAATTGTGTGACAGAAGATCTTGGGCCAAGGACAGGGGTTGGGTTGGACCACTCTGTGGGTCCAGATCTTAATCTCGCTAAGGAAATCAGGCTCCGGGTTGGCTGGAGCCAGTGTCAGACCTTTCTCCATACTTAGtacccttccccatcccccacagaGGAAGAgatgagtttttccaacacttaCTGGAAAGCTTGTTGCTGTA includes:
- the MLEC gene encoding malectin isoform X2, with the protein product MLGARAVEGAAVALLQLMLLLLLPALRGPGLGVAGAAGAGLPESVIWAVNAGGESHVDVHGIHFRKDPLEGRVGRASDYGMKLPILRSNPEDQILYQTERYNEETFGYEVPIKEEGDYVLVLKFAEVYFAQSQQKMYQSFSLIQDWRRKKRKKKKKNMMKGLISKNRPIRTGCSQAPAHPTPMPRTTAASCFPSWWPSESSFQPSSASAGCENK
- the MLEC gene encoding malectin isoform X1, which gives rise to MLGARAVEGAAVALLQLMLLLLLPALRGPGLGVAGAAGAGLPESVIWAVNAGGESHVDVHGIHFRKDPLEGRVGRASDYGMKLPILRSNPEDQILYQTERYNEETFGYEVPIKEEGDYVLVLKFAEVYFAQSQQKVFDVRLNGHVVVKDLDIFDRVGHSTAHDEIIPMSIRKGKLSVQGEVSTFTGKLYIEFVKGYYDNPKVCALYIMAGTVDDVPKLQPHPGLEKKEEEEEEEEYDEGSNLKKQTNKNRVQSGPRTPNPYASDNSSLMFPILVAFGVFIPTLFCLCRL